A single genomic interval of Aureliella helgolandensis harbors:
- a CDS encoding universal stress protein gives MQRFKNILVATDTRLGNQGIVGESAKLAKECQATLKIVDVVPLLPWNVRLFVSNHEHIHELMIREKQEQLEALAAPLRENGFDVETKVLVGKSSVEIIREVLRAKHDLVVRVAKGADSRRKGFFGTTATRLLRECPCAVHLVAPNSASPVRHVLACVDTSTDEVIDAELNEEIFNLAQAISKREDARFSIVQTWTISGEHLLKERITKQEYVQMKESRQEHSEQMFDKFLRGHGCGINDDFVHMLKGDAPQVIPEFASLNGVDLIVMGTVGRSGAAGLVIGNTAERILDSIECSVIAVKPSCFISPIKMGDYVEAN, from the coding sequence ATGCAACGTTTTAAGAACATCTTGGTCGCTACCGACACGCGGCTTGGCAACCAAGGCATTGTCGGCGAATCTGCGAAACTCGCAAAAGAGTGCCAAGCCACTTTGAAAATCGTCGATGTGGTTCCGCTGCTACCTTGGAATGTTCGTTTATTCGTAAGCAACCATGAACATATTCATGAATTGATGATCCGCGAGAAGCAAGAGCAACTCGAGGCGTTGGCAGCGCCGCTACGCGAGAATGGATTCGACGTGGAGACAAAAGTACTGGTCGGAAAATCGTCCGTTGAGATCATTCGTGAAGTTTTGCGAGCAAAACACGATCTTGTCGTGCGTGTCGCCAAGGGGGCCGACAGTCGGCGAAAGGGATTCTTTGGAACGACTGCAACACGGTTGCTGCGAGAATGCCCATGCGCCGTCCATTTGGTCGCACCGAATTCAGCGTCACCAGTCCGACACGTCTTGGCCTGCGTCGACACTTCAACAGACGAAGTCATCGATGCCGAGCTGAACGAGGAAATTTTTAACCTAGCTCAAGCGATCAGTAAGCGGGAAGACGCAAGATTCTCGATCGTCCAAACTTGGACCATTAGTGGCGAACACTTGCTCAAAGAACGAATTACCAAACAAGAATACGTGCAGATGAAAGAAAGCCGCCAAGAACACAGCGAACAAATGTTCGACAAGTTCCTGCGCGGACACGGCTGTGGCATCAACGACGACTTTGTCCATATGCTCAAGGGCGATGCGCCCCAGGTGATTCCAGAATTTGCGTCGCTTAATGGCGTTGATTTGATCGTGATGGGTACGGTTGGTCGTAGCGGCGCGGCGGGTCTGGTGATCGGCAACACAGCAGAGCGAATTCTAGACTCTATCGAGTGTTCGGTCATCGCGGTGAAACCGAGTTGTTTTATTTCCCCTATCAAAATGGGGGACTACGTCGAGGCGAATTAA
- a CDS encoding GreA/GreB family elongation factor: MTCEDFNRLVELLKYELLGVIAALTAFQKLASELHRATIVDAGSVPADVVTMNSTAKLTDFKSQATDSYTLVYPEDTNIANGRLSSLAPIGTAILGYRVGNRVHWEVPTGKSNLRIDEVVYQPERDRAVEILTRRVSKDRWSPLQGG; this comes from the coding sequence GTGACTTGTGAAGATTTCAATCGTCTGGTTGAATTGTTGAAGTACGAGTTGTTGGGCGTCATTGCTGCCCTGACCGCTTTCCAAAAGCTGGCGAGTGAACTCCATCGCGCGACGATCGTCGATGCTGGCTCGGTGCCAGCCGACGTGGTGACGATGAACTCAACCGCCAAGCTAACGGATTTTAAGTCTCAAGCAACGGACTCCTATACGCTGGTTTATCCCGAAGACACGAATATCGCCAATGGTCGATTGTCAAGTCTCGCACCAATCGGAACCGCAATCCTGGGTTACCGGGTCGGAAACCGAGTTCATTGGGAGGTCCCAACCGGTAAGAGCAATTTGCGGATCGACGAAGTGGTCTATCAACCCGAACGGGACCGGGCTGTTGAAATATTAACCCGCCGCGTCAGCAAGGATAGGTGGTCTCCACTACAGGGCGGTTAG